Proteins encoded by one window of Novosphingobium sp. P6W:
- a CDS encoding response regulator has protein sequence MKMEGSEGKKANVLVVEDEWWIAEMITGILENAGYCVVGPADSVQTGLALIENHQIDAALLDVNLGTAMSYPIADALIARDVPMLLTTGYHYKDLPRQYHGVPLLGKPTTPQRILAALTQLLKAD, from the coding sequence ATGAAGATGGAGGGCAGTGAGGGTAAAAAGGCCAATGTGCTCGTCGTCGAGGATGAGTGGTGGATCGCCGAAATGATCACCGGCATTCTCGAAAACGCCGGCTATTGCGTCGTGGGCCCGGCGGATTCGGTTCAGACCGGACTCGCCCTTATCGAAAATCACCAGATCGATGCAGCGCTACTGGACGTCAATCTCGGGACGGCAATGAGCTACCCGATTGCAGATGCGTTGATAGCTCGGGACGTCCCCATGTTACTGACTACGGGCTATCATTATAAAGACCTGCCTCGCCAATATCACGGAGTTCCCCTGCTGGGCAAACCCACGACACCACAGCGCATACTTGCAGCGCTGACACAGCTATTGAAGGCAGACTAA
- a CDS encoding glyoxalase superfamily protein, translating into MAKIPATPIRFGRAAPMICVRDIQVAYDFYAGVLGFSKVFENGNPVGFMVLRKDAAELHLSQKRDHVPSTVNVAHMFVSDAAALYAVCEASDVRIVKRLMDKDYGQRAFVLTDPDGNRIDIGERIDPPSLA; encoded by the coding sequence ATGGCTAAGATACCGGCTACCCCTATCAGATTCGGACGTGCCGCGCCCATGATCTGTGTGCGCGATATCCAGGTAGCCTACGACTTCTATGCCGGCGTGCTCGGCTTTTCGAAGGTGTTCGAGAACGGCAACCCGGTCGGCTTTATGGTCCTTAGGAAGGACGCTGCAGAGCTCCATCTCAGCCAGAAGCGCGACCACGTCCCGTCAACGGTGAATGTCGCGCATATGTTCGTCAGCGATGCGGCCGCGCTTTACGCTGTGTGCGAGGCGAGCGATGTCCGGATCGTCAAGCGCTTAATGGACAAGGACTATGGCCAGCGTGCTTTCGTGCTCACCGATCCCGACGGCAACCGCATCGACATCGGCGAACGGATTGATCCGCCATCCTTGGCGTGA
- a CDS encoding integration host factor subunit alpha has product MRDTLTKAEIAHGIHRKVGISRTGSQEMVEAILAAMGSAMERGENVKITGFGTFQLRDKGARVGRNPKTGEEKPISPRRVLTFKACNRLKEQVAGAPGPKTFAEGADRRSRGRPGI; this is encoded by the coding sequence TTGCGCGACACGCTGACCAAGGCCGAGATTGCCCACGGCATCCACCGCAAGGTCGGCATTTCCCGGACCGGCTCGCAAGAGATGGTCGAGGCGATCTTGGCTGCCATGGGCTCTGCCATGGAGCGCGGCGAGAACGTCAAGATCACGGGCTTTGGCACATTTCAACTGCGCGACAAGGGTGCGCGGGTCGGCCGTAATCCGAAAACCGGCGAGGAAAAGCCAATCTCGCCAAGGCGGGTACTGACGTTCAAGGCGTGCAATCGCTTGAAAGAGCAGGTTGCAGGCGCCCCCGGGCCAAAAACCTTCGCAGAAGGCGCCGATCGGCGCTCACGCGGCCGCCCTGGAATCTGA